One genomic region from Labeo rohita strain BAU-BD-2019 chromosome 7, IGBB_LRoh.1.0, whole genome shotgun sequence encodes:
- the frem1a gene encoding LOW QUALITY PROTEIN: FRAS1-related extracellular matrix protein 1a (The sequence of the model RefSeq protein was modified relative to this genomic sequence to represent the inferred CDS: inserted 1 base in 1 codon), protein MTAKHRTCLSFLLLGLVQQIQGSLVKTNLGLKVKRGQSVYLQEEDLQFHIPRARDACKLEVVLNEPITQRVGTLSPQVFDCHFLADEVKYTHNGCPILKEDTVKLRLYRFTETETYSELFSLRVEIMEPDCNVIKFGSQNLEVPEFYGLSNVLDGNVVSFHYEHRHNIECTVRLTTLETHLPVHGQLVTGEPEKPEGPRGDEPDSFVSLRRQLDNKARANCKSDDCLKGLKLLKITKVPCNDFLLMGIRYQHIDPPSPDIDYIAIRLDLTDTRSRSIIQSEQAWIPVTIKDAMPNQPPKPAFMSMFILEVDQFILTPLSTATLDAEDDETPKQRLVFNITKAPXEGFITHLSDHTKPISSFTWTDLNDMLISYQPPNSSHTQRRNYEVEFEVHDFYFEKSQPVIVHVSIRTADTNAPRVSWNMGLSLLEGQSRPVTWDQFQIVDNDNLRAVKIITVDGLQHGRLTVRGGKGFMFTVNDIKDSAVRYHHDDSDTTKDYIVFRITDGLHQTRHKFPINILPKDDSPPFLITNMVLELAEGQTALLRGSILQACDMDSSDDYIMFNITRPPQAGEIMKMPGPGNTGYPVTRFLQKDLFHSIIYYRHSGSEVFDDSFEVVLSDFHDPPNLSEPQVIVIQIQPVPDQPPQEAPGVTRHLVVNETDVIYLTKQQLHFVDLESPDSELTYTVTTPPFYTTTYGDSDAGRLFLVDSIPKFTKDPNAPMLRLFTQHAVNYMKVAYMPPIVDIGPYPQHIQFVLSVTNQQGSTTTGICFNVTILPVDNLPPEVHVKPLTVDEGGESCVSEDHMRLSDKDSLQDSLHVELKTGPQHGSIYLDGTPMSPGQTFTVRELKSLKVRYRHDSSETEHDDIKFIVTDGINIADFVLHVKVTLVNDEVPVLVPGLKPILVCAEGQEVQITIEYICATDPDSDDSTLIYMIARQPYHGVVQRNGIIVDRFIQADVTAGLISYRHTGQEIGLQPRHDVITFVISDGESGLFPSCCGDRVTIFNAQTPEVQNALPVYDLNITVYPVNNQPPSIAVGEVFMVDEGGSASITVTHLRVEDQDSAPEDLNFILVAPPQFGYIENVLPSPGFEKSNMGISIASFTYRDVLNGHINYVQSRHQRMEPTTDQLMLHVFDGKQQSSSVPFYIIIRPTNDEIPDFLARNITVREGDMKELDPSIISAVDLDVPRDRLMFSIVQRPQHGSIMSVPHGNDLTHYKRGSEIPVEHFTMDNLRNGMSLMYMHDGSESEQDGFIVQLSDGKHQLQKHVRVKVLPVNDEEPQIVRNTGLEMEAGESRLISSAVLSAHDKDTPSSDIIYVFESVPSHGVIQMKVGTDWVSVSAGMNCSQQVLDMNLLRYLHTGHPGAAAADFFVFHLLDGKNRSPAQHFHITVKELEKGDIALCLKPVRTSRGERVILTTDVLLAVDGTDKPEELLYVITAPPAHGYVEYIKHTGVQIQSFSQLDVAANLVCYVHDNRATSPKETLQFIVSNGISTRNGTLEIFVEMTDKVLPTLVRNTGLWVPQGSTMTLTSDVLFLSDPDSPHTALSYRVLQPPQYGQLLLKGQSLVTGRNFTQQNIQDLDVAYRHSGGASQIDRFKFTASDSTKRGFLLDGKVQTEPVFFTLQIEALDSAAPQMAVLETLWKVEILKDGRYGIFISSRELKAQDLNSADVDLIYHILRAPYFGYLENYTTGEFVRQRFSQRDLNRRNIVYIINCAQDTLTDSLEFAVSDALGNTGASHKLEFSWASVQLTRTEYVICESQGSVALTIQRKGNVQDSSYVTVQVKELTASAGKDFIPASSLIQFDPGMVSRVWKVEIVQDSLEEADEKFEVSLVSPVAAVLKDNSKATIFIKDTNGQCRKNRFEADTGLRGEEVQPGPYPQHGSIQVEMLPFSQGHIRGDGDITVQAPTATKKRLRVTGNRKVVQPSETIRQGSDVIYKYHGIMSMAVEEDSADSRSDRKAQVQVTSWGQQRSPHERTKPQQTVPHTNTRLLQHLVTQPSSKPCTPELTGFLHYNESTAQLFRCNGDTWRPWTPTNETVKAQKCPQAWTYHNNYCYILSTERKATWSAAARACRESYNGNLVSVLSKGDMDWLWDFSERKPFWIGLNDRDNKSRWEWVGGEPVTYTNWRRSPPKNRKGTRRCVLVWRKTKWQIRDCKNGKGHRYVCHVKM, encoded by the exons ATGACTGCAAAACACAGGACATGTTTGTCTTTCCTCTTGCTGGGTCTTGTCCAGCAGATTCAGGGATCTCTGGTGAAAACCAACCTTGGTCTAAAGGTGAAGCGAGGACAGTCAGTCTACCTGCAGGAGGAAGATCTGCAGTTTCATATACCCAGAGCCAGGGATGCCTGCAAACTGGAAGTTGTGCTGAATGAGCCCATTACACAGCGGGTCGGCACACTGAGCCCTCAG GTTTTTGACTGTCACTTTTTGGCTGATGAAGTGAAATACACTCATAATGGGTGTCCGATTTTAAAAGAAGATACTGTTAAACTTCGTCTGTACAG ATTTACAGAGACAGAGACGTACAGTGAGCTGTTCTCTCTCCGTGTTGAAATCATGGAGCCGGACTGTAATGTGATTAAGTTCGGATCACAGAATCTTGAAGTGCCAGAGTTTTATGGCCTCTCCAATGTTCTGGACGGCAACGTTGTGTCCTTCCACTATGAACACCGACATAATATTGAGTGCACGGTGCGGTTGACAACTTTGGAGACACATCTACCAGTTCACGGTCAACTAGTCACTGGGGAACCAGAGAAACCGGAGGGGCCGAGAGGGGATGAACCAGACAGCTTTGTTTCTCTACGAAGACAGCTGG ATAATAAAGCCAGAGCCAACTGTAAGAGTGACGACTGTCTAAAGGGTCTTAAACTTCTGAAGATCACCAAAGTACCATGCAATGATTTCCTGTTGATGGGCATCCGTTACCAGCACATTGACCCTCCATCTCCAGACATAGACTACATCGCCATTAGACTGGACCTCACAGACACGCGCAGCAGGAGCATAATCCAG TCGGAGCAGGCCTGGATCCCGGTGACCATTAAGGATGCAATGCCCAATCAGCCgcccaagcctgcgtttatgtCCATGTTCATCTTAGAGGTGGACCAGTTCATCCTGACTCCGCTCTCCACAGCAACTTTAGACGCAGAGGACGATGAGACGCCCAAACAGAGGCTGGTGTTCAACATCACTAAAGCCC GCGAGGGCTTCATTACTCACCTGTCGGACCACACCAAACCCATCTCCTCCTTCACCTGGACGGATCTCAACGACATGCTGATCAGCTACCAGCCTCCAAACTCCAGCCACACACAGCGCAGGAACTATGAG GTGGAGTTTGAAGTGCATGATTTCTACTTTGAGAAAAGCCAACCTGTGATTGTACATGTGTCAATCAGGACAGCTGATACCAATGCACCAAGAGTATCATGGAACATGG GTCTCAGTCTGTTGGAAGGTCAGTCTCGTCCAGTCACATGGGATCAGTTTCAGATTGTTGACAATGACAACCTGAGGGCTGTGAAGATCATCACAGTTGACGGCCTGCAGCACGGCAGACTAACTGTTAGAG GTGGAAAAGGTTTCATGTTCACTGTGAACGATATTAAGGACAGCGCAGTGCGCTATCACCACGATGACAGCGACACGACTAAAGATTATATTGTCTTCCGCATTACTGATGGTTTGCATCAAACCAGACACAAGTTTCCCATCAACATCCTGCCCAAAGACGACAGCCCGCCCTTTCTCATTACCAACATGGTGCTGGAGTTGGCTGAAGGTCAGACGGCTCTTTTGAGAGGGTCTATTTTGCAGGCCTGTGATATGGACTCCAGTGATGACTACATCATGTTCAACATCACCAGACCCCCACAGGCGGGAGAAATCATGAAGATGCCCGGTCCTGGAAACACAG GATACCCTGTGACCCGTTTTCTTCAGAAGGACCTCTTCCATTCCATCATCTACTATCGGCACTCAGGCAGTGAGGTGTTCGATGACTCTTTTGAGGTGGTGCTCTCCGACTTTCATGACCCTCCTAATCTATCAGAGCCTCAG GTCATTGTGATTCAAATCCAGCCAGTCCCTGATCAGCCTCCACAAGAGGCACCGGGTGTAACCAGGCACTTGGTTGTCAACGAGACCGATGTCATCTACTTGACCAAGCAGCAGCTGCACTTTGTGGACTTGGAGTCACCAGATAGTGAGCTCACGTACACCGTTACCACCCCACCTTTCTACACCACTACCTATGG AGACTCTGATGCAGGAAGGCTGTTTCTGGTTGATAGCATCCCTAAATTCACCAAAGACCCAAACGCTCCAATGCTGAGACTTTTCACTCAG CATGCAGTCAACTACATGAAGGTTGCTTACATGCCCCCTATCGTGGACATTGGACCATACCCTCAGCACATCCAGTTTGTTTTGTCAGTGACCAACCAGCAAGGCAGCACGACCACTGGAATCTGCTTCAATGTAACGATTCTGCCGGTGGATAACCTGCCACCAGAG GTGCATGTGAAGCCGCTGACGGTGgatgagggtggagagagctgTGTGAGTGAAGACCACATGCGTCTATCAGACAAGGACTCTCTACAGGACTCTCTGCATGTGGAGCTGAAGACCGGACCTCAGCATGGCAGTATTTACCTGGACGGCACACCTATGAGTCCAGGCCAGACTTTCACAGTCAGGGAACTGAAAAGCCTAAAAGTTAG ATATCGCCATGACAGCTCTGAGACAGAACATGATGATATTAAATTTATTGTCACGGATGGTATAAATATTGCTGACTTTGTACTACATGTCAAG GTGACGCTAGTCAATGATGAGGTGCCAGTCCTAGTGCCAGGACTGAAGCCCATATTAGTCTGTGCAGAGGGACAGGAAGTGCAGATCACCATAGAGTACATCTGTGCCACGGATCCTGACAGTGATGACAGCACACTGATATATATGATTGCTCGACAGCCATATCATGGGGTAGTTCAAAGAAACGGCATCATTGTGGACCGCTTCATTCAGGCAGATGTAACAGCTGGCCTTATTTCCTATAGACACACAG GACAAGAGATTGGGTTACAGCCACGTCATGATGTCATTACATTTGTGATCTCTGATGGAGAATCAGGGCTATTTCCTTCCTGTTGCGGTGACAGAGTCACTATATTCAACGCACAAACACCTGAAGTACAGAACGCCCTGCCTGTCTATGACCTTAATATCACTGTTTATCCTGTGAACAACCAACCACCATCTATTGCTGTTG GAGAGGTGTTTATGGTGGATGAGGGTGGGTCAGCCTCCATCACAGTCACTCATCTGAGAGTTGAAGACCAAGACTCTGCTCCAGAGGACCTTAACTTCATTTTGGTTGCTCCTCCACAATTTGGATACATAGAAAATGTCCTTCCCAGTCCAGGATTTGAAAAGAGCAACATGGGAATCAGTATTG CCTCTTTTACCTACAGGGATGTGTTGAATGGGCACATTAACTATGTCCAGTCTAGACACCAGAGGATGGAGCCCACCACCGACCAGCTCATGTTGCATGTGTTTGACGGGAAACAGCAGTCCTCTTCAGTCCCGTTTTACATCATCATCCGTCCAACCAATGATGAGATTCCAGACTTCCTGGCCAGAAACATCACG GTTCGGGAAGGAGACATGAAAGAGTTGGACCCATCTATAATCAGTGCAGTGGATCTGGATGTTCCCAGAGACCGTTTAATGTTCAGCATAGTCCAGCGGCCTCAGCACGGCTCCATCATGAGTGTGCCACACGGCAATGATCTGACACATTACAAGCGTGGATCTGAGATTCCTGTGGAGCACTTCACCATGGACAACCTGAGGAACG GCATGTCTCTGATGTACATGCACGATGGCTCTGAGAGTGAGCAGGATGGATTTATTGTTCAGCTGTCTGATGGAAAACACCAGCTCCAGAAACATGTGCGAGTCAAAGTGCTGCCTGTCAATGATGAGGAGCCACAGATTGTAAG GAACACTGGGCTTGAGATGGAGGCTGGGGAGTCCAGGCTGATCTCCAGTGCTGTGCTCAGCGCTCACGACAAAGACACTCCTTCCTCCGACATCATCTATGTGTTTGAGAGCGTACCGAGTCATGGTGTCATTCAGATGAAG GTAGGCACAGACTGGGTGTCTGTATCAGCAGGAATGAACTGCTCTCAGCAGGTTTTGGATATGAACCTGTTACGTTACCTTCACACGGGTCATCCTGGAGCAGCTGCAGCAGACTTCTTTGTCTTCCACCTATTGGATGGCAAGAACCGCTCTCCTGCACAGCACTTTCACATCACAGTCAAAGAGCTGGAGAAAG GAGACATAGCGTTGTGCCTGAAGCCTGTGAGGACGAGTCGTGGAGAGCGTGTGATTCTCACCACGGATGTCTTGCTGGCTGTAGACGGCACTGACAAGCCGGAGGAGTTGCTGTACGTGATCACTGCACCTCCAGCACATGGATATGTGGAGTACATCAAACACACCGGAGTGCAAATCCAGTCGTTCAGTCAGCTGGACGTAGCAGCAAACCTGGTGTGTTACGTACATGACAACAGAGCCACTTCACCTAAAGAGACCCTGCA GTTTATAGTCAGCAATGGCATATCAACTCGCAACGGGACCCTGGAGATCTTCGTGGAGATGACTGATAAGGTTCTGCCCACACTAGTGCGTAACACCGGTCTATGGGTTCCTCAGGGCTCCACCATGACTTTGACATCTGATGTCTTATTCCTGTCTGATCCTGACAGCCCACACACTGCCTTGAGCTACAGGGTGCTGCAGCCACCCCAGTATGGCCAGCTGCTGTTGAAGGGGCAATCGCTGGTCACTGGTAGAAATTTCACACAGCAGAATATTCAGGATCTGGACGTTGCATACAGACACTCTGGAGGAGCTTCTCAGATTGATCGCTTCAAATTCACAGCCTCCGACAGCACAAAGAGAGGCTTCCTGCTGGATGGAAAAGTGCAAACAGAGCCTGTCTTTTTCACACTGCAA ATCGAAGCTCTAGACAGTGCCGCTCCGCAGATGGCAGTGCTGGAAACGCTGTGGAAAGTGGAGATCCTCAAAGATGGTCGTTATGGGATCTTCATTTCCTCCAGGGAGCTTAAGGCTCAGGATCTGAACTCAGCAGATGTTGATCTGATATATCACATCCTCAGAGCGCCTTATTTTGGGTACTTGGAAAATTACACCACTG GTGAGTTTGTGAGGCAGCGTTTCTCTCAGAGGGACCTGAACAGAAGGAATATTGTCTACATCATAAACTGTGCTCAGGACACTTTAACTGACAGTCTGGAGTTTGCTGTTTCTGATGCGCTGGGAAACACCGGAGCCTCTCACAA ATTGGAGTTCAGCTGGGCCAGTGTGCAGCTGACCAGAACTGAGTATGTAATATGCGAGAGTCAAGGGTCAGTCGCACTGACAATCCAGCGGAAGGGAAATGTGCAGGACTCGTCTTATGTGACTGTACAG GTGAAAGAACTAACAGCATCTGCTGGAAAAGACTTTATACCGGCTTCATCGTTGATTCAGTTTGACCCAG GGATGGTCAGTCGAGTATGGAAGGTGGAGATTGTTCAGGACTCTTTAGAGGAAGCTGATGAGAAATTTGAGGTTAGCTTGGTGTCCCCAGTGGCCGCAGTGCTGAAAGACAACTCAAAAGCCACCATCTTCATAAAGGACACAAATG GGCAGTGCAGAAAGAACCGGTTTGAAGCAGACACTGGCCTTCGAGGTGAAGAGGTGCAGCCGGGGCCGTACCCTCAACACGGCTCCATTCAGGTGGAGATGTTACCTTTCTCTCAGGGCCACATCAGAGGAGACGGTGATATAACAGTTCAAGCTCCCACTGCTACAAAGAAAAGACTCAGAGTCACTGGGAATAGGAAAGTG GTTCAGCCTTCTGAAACTATTCGTCAAGGATCTGATGTCATTTACAAA TATCATGGTATAATGTCGATGGCGGTCGAGGAGGACAGCGCAGACTCAAGGTCTGACAGAAAGGCACAGGTGCAGGTGACCAGCTGGGGGCAGCAGCGCTCTCCTCATGAAAGGACAAAACCCCAGCAAACCGTCCCGCACACAAACACCAGACTTCTGCAGCATCTTGTGACTCAG CCATCCTCCAAACCCTGCACTCCAGAGCTCACTGGCTTCCTGCATTACAATGAGAGCACAGCTCAGCTGTTTCGCTGTAACGGGGACACCTGGAGACCCTGGACACCAACTAATGAG ACTGTAAAAGCACAGAAATGTCCTCAAGCATGGACGTACCACAACAACTACTGTTACATACTGAGCACAGAGCGCAAAGCCACGTGGAGCGCCGCGGCGCGGGCCTGCAGAGAGAG CTACAATGGAAACCTGGTCAGTGTTTTGTCAAAAGGAGACATGGACTGGCTGTGGGACTTCAGTGAAAGAAAACCCTTTTGGATTG GTCTGAATGATCGTGACAATAAAAGCCGCTGGGAGTGGGTGGGTGGAGAGCCTGTCACTTACACCAACTGGAGGCGGAGCCCTCCTAAAAACAGGAAGGGAACAAGGAGGTGCGTCCTGGTCTGGAGAAAGACGAAATGGCAGATACGAGATTGTAAGAATGGAAAGGGACACCGCTATGTGTGTCATGTTAAAATGTGA